The proteins below come from a single Solea senegalensis isolate Sse05_10M linkage group LG2, IFAPA_SoseM_1, whole genome shotgun sequence genomic window:
- the lnpa gene encoding endoplasmic reticulum junction formation protein lunapark-A: MGAVVSRWRAKPSTVELLEGIDKDIQVLEEYSEKYQRQLKIWVGRLLLYSSLLFLITCIVVYFWYLPEQLMGRLILSLPFVFFPLLVWLLRKMLVFIFSRRTERNNEKLEDLIAQKRKILEEVMETETYKNAKMILERFDPESKKKMELESTPVGPQITPKPGQELRHRSVMPKTPPVNMKSASSAAPRPPLASGPTYPGRSAHTAPGGPPERSLSAIAAQQSLMRRPVTPGTPVPGVGMHPPGPPLARPVLPRERGAMDRVIEYLVGDGPQNRYALVCQQCLSHNGMALKEEFEYIAFRCAYCYFLNPARKTRPQAPSLPVVTGELKMSPEEHFPPPGAGADDGQSGSGKSKLVDTSAEVNTQEPDTPTTTESDSMSDEQNMPESQDLPSEKSEGEQDLSAMEVE, from the exons GATATACAGGTTCTCGAGGAATACAGTGAAAAGTATCAAAGGCAATTGAAGATATGGGTCGGACGACTGCTTCTCTACTCGTCGCTTCTCTTCTTGATCACGTGTATAGTCGTGTATTTCTGGTACCTACCTGAGCAGTTGATGGGACGACTCATATTGTCACTTCCCTTTGTATTCTTTCCCTTATT GGTTTGGTTACTTCGGAAAatgcttgtatttattttttctcggAGAACTGAAAGAAATA ATGAAAAATTAGAAGACCTTAtagcacaaaaaagaaaaata CTTGAAGAAGTTATGGAAACCGAGACATACAAAAATGCTAAAATGATTCTGGAGAGATTTGATCCTGAATCCAAGAAAAAGATG GAACTGGAATCTACCCCAGTCGGACCTCAGATTACTCCAAAACCAGGACAAG AGCTACGCCATCGCAGTGTTATGCCAAAGACCCCCCCGGTGAATATGAAATCTGCGAGTAGTGCAGCTCCTCGCCCTCCTCTTGCCTCTGGGCCCACCTATCCTGGACGATCTGCCCACACTGCTCCAGGTGGACCCCCAGAGAGGAGCCTGTCGGCTATCGCTGCTCAGCAGAGCTTGATGAGGAGGCCTGTGACCCCTGGAACACCTGTTCCAGGAGTTG GCATGCATCCTCCTGGTCCGCCCCTGGCCAGACCTGTGCTCCCAAGGGAAAGAGGAGCTATGGACAGAGTCATTGAGTATCTTGTCGGAGATGGCCCTCAGAACAG ATATGCTCTCGTATGTCAGCAGTGTCTGTCCCACAACGGAATGGCATTGAAAGAAGAATTTGAATATATTG cGTTCCGATGTGCATATTGTTATTTCTTGAACCCCGCGAGGAAGACCCGGCCCCAGGCACCCAGTCTCCCCGTGGTCACTGGTGAATTGAAGATGTCACCTGAGGAACATTTCCCACCACCTGGTGCTGGTGCAGACGACGGCCAATCGGGTTCAG GGAAATCCAAGCTTGTTGATACGTCTGCTGAAGTGAACACCCAAGAACCAGACACACCAACAACCACAGAGTCCGATTCTATGTCCGACGAGCAAAACATGCCGGAGTCACAAGACCTGCCCTCTGAGAAATCTGAGGGAGAGCAAGATTTGTCTGCCATGGAAGTGGAGTAA